A window of Rufibacter sp. LB8 contains these coding sequences:
- a CDS encoding sensor histidine kinase yields MKSTFGIPGKRFVSILKWILLFALLAGVQVLLTCENCYTNLNLTWRNFLYSFSLFCFLWLGNGYLSNSLGFIVSWAENPWKRFFITLIAVLVYSAVIVFLVNWFWYVFLPQRDFNIMHTARVRWTMGSQMLVTYMITMTLHAVAFLRGWRETAVQAERFQKETALSKYEALKNQVNPHFLFNSLNALTSLVHAEPDLAVKFIKQLSEVYRYVLDSQQKEVVPLEEELHFTQRYAFLQNIRLGESLVVNLPQTVPAGFYVPPLALQMLLENAVKHNRAWAKEPLQVDITLTGDYLTVQNNLQPKPQHEPPSGLGLANIAARYDMLTTKKMETQATETTFTVKLPLLTFQA; encoded by the coding sequence ATGAAATCAACCTTCGGGATTCCCGGCAAGCGCTTTGTTTCCATCTTGAAATGGATCTTGCTGTTTGCGCTGTTGGCTGGGGTACAGGTGCTGCTCACGTGTGAGAACTGCTACACCAACCTGAACCTCACCTGGCGAAATTTTCTGTATTCGTTCAGTCTCTTCTGCTTTTTGTGGCTGGGGAACGGCTACCTGAGCAACAGCCTGGGGTTCATTGTCTCCTGGGCAGAAAACCCCTGGAAGCGCTTTTTCATCACCTTGATTGCCGTGCTGGTGTATTCGGCCGTTATTGTGTTTTTGGTGAACTGGTTCTGGTATGTGTTCTTGCCGCAGCGCGATTTCAACATCATGCACACTGCCCGCGTGCGCTGGACCATGGGCAGCCAGATGCTCGTCACGTACATGATCACCATGACGTTGCACGCCGTCGCGTTTTTGCGGGGCTGGCGCGAGACGGCGGTGCAGGCCGAGCGCTTCCAGAAAGAGACCGCCCTCTCTAAGTACGAAGCCCTCAAAAACCAGGTGAACCCGCATTTCTTGTTCAACAGCCTCAACGCGCTCACCAGCCTGGTGCACGCCGAGCCCGATCTGGCCGTGAAATTCATCAAGCAACTGTCTGAGGTGTACCGCTACGTCCTGGATTCGCAGCAGAAGGAAGTGGTGCCCCTGGAAGAGGAACTCCATTTCACGCAGCGTTATGCCTTTCTGCAGAACATACGGTTAGGCGAAAGCCTGGTGGTGAACTTGCCCCAGACGGTTCCGGCGGGCTTTTATGTGCCGCCGCTGGCCTTGCAGATGCTGCTGGAGAACGCCGTGAAACACAACCGGGCCTGGGCCAAAGAACCGCTGCAGGTAGACATTACCCTTACCGGAGATTACCTAACCGTGCAGAATAACCTGCAGCCCAAACCGCAGCATGAGCCGCCCAGCGGCCTGGGCCTGGCCAACATTGCCGCCCGCTATGACATGCTCACCACCAAAAAAATGGAAACCCAGGCCACCGAAACCACTTTCACCGTGAAACTGCCGCTGCTCACCTTTCAAGCGTAA
- a CDS encoding LytTR family DNA-binding domain-containing protein: MLRALLLEDEPLAANRLAHLLESQEEVPLQVVAKLASVQEAVAFFREQPMPDLAFFDIQLGDGLSFSIFDEVPVTCPIIFTTAYDAYALRAFKANSIDYLLKPIDSDDLRQALLKFQRLTTSGPAAAPQPEASLQLLQQALHQLQHPAAPSYKNRFVIKVGEHIRAVPVEEIDFFYSFEKATFLQTSDNRRYALDYTVEQLEQLVDPKRFFRVNRGYLVQLNAIQDILHFTNSRLKVQLRHHAQEEVLVSRERVAAFKTWLDG; the protein is encoded by the coding sequence ATGCTCCGCGCGCTCCTTCTTGAAGACGAACCCCTGGCGGCCAACCGGTTGGCGCACTTACTGGAATCACAGGAAGAGGTGCCCCTGCAGGTGGTGGCCAAGCTGGCCTCTGTGCAGGAAGCCGTCGCGTTTTTCAGGGAGCAGCCTATGCCAGACCTCGCTTTCTTTGACATACAACTAGGCGATGGCCTGAGCTTCAGCATTTTTGACGAAGTGCCGGTCACCTGCCCCATCATCTTCACCACCGCCTATGACGCCTATGCGCTGCGCGCCTTCAAAGCCAACAGCATAGACTACCTTTTAAAACCCATTGATTCTGATGACCTGCGCCAGGCCCTGCTCAAATTCCAACGGCTCACAACTTCCGGCCCCGCCGCCGCCCCACAGCCCGAGGCGTCTCTGCAACTCCTGCAGCAGGCTTTGCACCAGTTGCAGCACCCTGCCGCGCCTTCGTACAAAAACCGGTTTGTGATCAAGGTGGGTGAACACATAAGGGCGGTGCCCGTGGAGGAGATTGATTTCTTCTACAGCTTTGAGAAAGCCACCTTTCTGCAGACCTCTGACAACCGCCGCTACGCCCTTGACTACACCGTGGAACAGCTGGAGCAACTGGTGGACCCCAAACGCTTCTTTAGAGTGAACCGCGGTTATCTGGTGCAGCTAAATGCCATTCAAGACATTCTGCATTTCACCAACAGCCGCCTTAAAGTACAGCTGCGCCACCACGCCCAGGAAGAAGTACTCGTCAGCCGCGAGCGCGTGGCCGCCTTTAAGACCTGGTTAGATGGGTAG
- a CDS encoding Ig-like domain-containing protein yields the protein MKRILPYFLALFFVAACSSSEEEPEPDAPNTPANSIELVTTSATPGQVVIAKASSKPKITGTTMLKVGGKDVQAIEADSNRVLFILPVLPPGKTVVDYSGVGIDKQVELTIAAYSPITDPTAIANTFTAELGQIADRFQTYVSNPIIKLDPAYIAVLNRQKQILQENFPKLSAQEQMEMAYYLRGAMPNDADFILTPPNPANHRRSSVDPGEALFQTGIAFKDAVINSIIGLSVGVALVYTPDPTFFSKVLAAASLGGGLIYFSKAKALAAEVGSLKGVPESILSDFSNQRLANTAATALRAGEIEFQQGKDKTLQLTGEFRNLVTSDRSSGSALIADIFSYIDKLQEQYNQIIALVNKVRSWFPGQNPDFPGYQNTIQAQAGMNQIALPLQKVSIKNISDASIRLTSTATATGFTQVAQRDAVGLQDKPFSFDIVYADNYTGKTLTKAISAIYKPAQPHTVTITDGNNQQASAGQALPKALKVKVTDKDGKLLKNIEVEWAVKTGGGSLSAPKSTTNAEGIAQVTWTMKAGASGDQQVEATVKKGDGTLVAGTPLTFTADLSLVGLWDLTSYTVNGSDYFHFQDRGNRICGEVSYQDKEKFLTSTFNITNTGSIAWTSVIEKHSFNFTPVGNDCKMTSPKVTTSTDAKTFTYVYDATKNEMTLNQTMKGSVSLQDGVLTLSFLSNGTTGVPVIFKMRRRQP from the coding sequence ATGAAAAGGATTTTACCTTATTTTTTGGCGCTGTTCTTTGTGGCCGCCTGTAGTTCTTCTGAGGAGGAGCCTGAACCGGACGCGCCCAACACGCCAGCAAATTCCATAGAACTGGTTACCACTTCGGCCACGCCGGGCCAGGTTGTGATTGCCAAGGCCAGCTCAAAACCTAAAATCACGGGCACCACCATGCTAAAGGTGGGCGGAAAGGACGTGCAAGCCATTGAGGCAGACTCCAACCGGGTATTGTTCATTTTGCCCGTGCTCCCACCTGGCAAAACGGTGGTTGACTACAGCGGTGTGGGCATTGACAAACAAGTGGAGTTGACCATAGCAGCCTATTCGCCTATTACTGACCCAACTGCCATCGCCAATACGTTCACAGCTGAGTTAGGGCAGATTGCAGACAGATTCCAGACGTACGTAAGTAACCCCATCATAAAACTTGACCCTGCCTACATTGCCGTTTTAAACAGGCAGAAACAGATACTGCAGGAGAACTTCCCCAAACTTTCTGCCCAGGAGCAGATGGAGATGGCTTATTACTTGCGAGGAGCCATGCCCAATGACGCTGATTTCATTCTAACGCCGCCCAACCCTGCCAACCACCGTCGCTCCAGCGTGGATCCGGGCGAAGCCTTGTTTCAGACGGGTATTGCCTTTAAAGACGCGGTTATCAATTCTATCATTGGCCTTTCTGTTGGTGTAGCCTTGGTGTACACCCCTGACCCCACTTTTTTCTCTAAAGTGTTGGCGGCGGCCAGTCTTGGCGGGGGGTTGATTTACTTTTCTAAGGCCAAAGCGTTGGCTGCGGAAGTAGGCAGTCTTAAAGGTGTGCCAGAAAGCATTCTCTCAGACTTTTCTAACCAACGGTTAGCAAACACGGCTGCAACTGCGCTACGGGCCGGGGAAATTGAATTCCAGCAAGGGAAAGACAAGACCCTTCAGCTGACCGGCGAATTCAGAAACCTGGTAACTTCTGATAGATCTTCGGGGAGTGCCCTCATTGCCGACATCTTCAGTTACATAGACAAACTTCAGGAGCAATACAACCAGATTATTGCCCTGGTCAATAAGGTAAGAAGCTGGTTCCCTGGCCAGAACCCAGATTTTCCGGGGTACCAAAATACCATTCAGGCGCAGGCAGGCATGAACCAGATTGCCTTGCCTTTGCAAAAAGTCTCTATCAAGAATATCTCAGACGCCAGCATTCGGCTCACCTCCACCGCTACCGCCACCGGGTTCACGCAGGTAGCCCAAAGAGATGCCGTAGGCCTACAGGACAAGCCTTTTTCCTTTGACATTGTCTATGCTGATAATTACACAGGAAAAACCCTGACCAAGGCTATCAGTGCCATTTACAAACCTGCCCAGCCGCATACCGTGACCATCACTGACGGCAACAACCAGCAAGCCAGCGCCGGCCAGGCCCTGCCCAAAGCGCTGAAGGTGAAAGTGACGGACAAAGACGGCAAACTGCTGAAGAACATTGAGGTGGAATGGGCTGTGAAAACGGGCGGCGGGAGCCTGAGCGCTCCAAAATCAACCACCAACGCAGAGGGAATTGCCCAAGTGACTTGGACCATGAAAGCAGGCGCCAGCGGTGACCAGCAAGTGGAAGCTACTGTGAAAAAAGGAGATGGAACGCTGGTTGCCGGCACCCCGCTTACCTTTACCGCTGATCTGTCATTGGTAGGCCTCTGGGATTTAACCTCTTACACAGTCAACGGTTCTGACTATTTTCATTTCCAAGACCGAGGAAACAGAATCTGTGGAGAAGTCTCCTACCAAGACAAAGAGAAATTCTTAACCTCCACCTTTAACATCACCAACACCGGCAGTATTGCCTGGACCTCAGTGATTGAGAAACACAGCTTCAATTTCACGCCTGTCGGGAATGACTGTAAAATGACCAGCCCGAAGGTGACCACTTCCACAGACGCCAAGACGTTCACCTATGTGTATGATGCCACCAAGAATGAAATGACCTTAAACCAAACCATGAAAGGGTCTGTGTCTTTGCAAGACGGGGTTTTAACGCTGTCCTTTCTGTCAAACGGCACCACCGGGGTTCCTGTAATCTTCAAGATGCGCAGACGGCAACCTTAA
- a CDS encoding GNAT family N-acetyltransferase, with protein sequence MQHPAPHTNAHGFSLSFDKTQLQLDVIHGFLTESYWAKGISIDLVAQAVEHSLCVGVYAGTKQVAFARLITDYTTFAYLCDVFVLEDYQGKGLGKWMVQALREHPRLGNLRRWLLATTDAHSLYAPFGFTPLAMPERFMQVHMPNIYQQP encoded by the coding sequence ATGCAACACCCTGCCCCTCACACCAACGCCCACGGCTTTAGCCTCAGCTTTGACAAAACGCAGCTGCAGCTAGACGTAATCCATGGGTTTTTAACCGAGTCTTATTGGGCGAAGGGTATTTCTATAGACCTGGTGGCGCAGGCGGTGGAGCATTCTTTGTGCGTGGGCGTGTATGCTGGTACAAAGCAGGTGGCGTTTGCGCGGCTTATCACAGACTACACCACGTTCGCCTATCTCTGTGACGTGTTTGTGCTGGAAGATTACCAAGGCAAAGGCCTGGGAAAATGGATGGTGCAGGCGCTCAGGGAACATCCCCGCCTGGGGAACCTGCGCCGTTGGCTTTTGGCTACCACAGATGCGCATAGCCTGTACGCGCCCTTCGGGTTTACGCCTTTGGCCATGCCAGAGCGCTTCATGCAGGTGCACATGCCCAACATTTACCAGCAACCCTGA
- a CDS encoding DUF4252 domain-containing protein: MISENRKLATKGLLLLMTLALALTVGACSGTSSLPPAQTTTDFYQKYKSEPGFKGTSVPVGLVTRYLSNEVSDTTMLAALANLTSVRVLTFTPTNKRAQRLLEKGLTQELDQVLQKENYAALPMLDAAPGTLQFRMRQTGEQVQELVGYRKYGNSFLMLQVNGRFTRSQVEMLLQKIDPELLLPLLG, translated from the coding sequence ATGATCTCAGAAAATAGAAAACTTGCTACCAAAGGGCTGCTTCTGCTCATGACCTTGGCGCTGGCGCTTACCGTAGGAGCCTGCAGCGGCACCAGTTCCTTGCCGCCCGCCCAAACCACTACTGACTTCTACCAGAAATATAAATCAGAGCCCGGCTTTAAGGGCACCAGCGTGCCGGTGGGCTTGGTCACGCGGTACCTGTCTAATGAAGTCTCAGACACTACCATGCTGGCCGCGCTGGCCAACCTCACCTCGGTGCGGGTGCTCACGTTCACGCCCACCAACAAGAGGGCGCAGCGCCTGCTAGAGAAAGGCCTCACCCAGGAACTGGACCAGGTGCTGCAGAAAGAAAACTACGCTGCCTTGCCCATGCTAGACGCCGCCCCGGGCACGCTGCAATTCAGGATGCGCCAGACCGGCGAGCAGGTGCAGGAACTGGTGGGCTACCGCAAATACGGCAACAGCTTTCTCATGCTGCAGGTCAACGGGCGCTTCACCAGAAGCCAGGTAGAAATGCTGCTCCAGAAGATTGACCCAGAACTGCTGCTTCCGTTACTGGGGTAG
- a CDS encoding CHASE domain-containing protein codes for MIFSRLKDYYLALGSFVLVLGITLYAYNVSKESDKLEDTKTFEIRSVQIKSALERRMGHYLQILKSVNGLFAASDTVSRTDFQQFLGSLQIEKTYPGIQGIGFAVMLPRAEVPALEQRMRATGIPDFEVNPKDFRDDYSSVIFLEPMDDRNRRALGFDMFNEPTRREAMEAARDFNLPAMTGKVKLVQENGGESQVGLLIYMPVYYGGADPGDVAERRRRLKGFVYAPFRAKDLIDNTINHEARDMNVTIYDGKEARSTDLIYQTEVAADSLLDTSGKALFIKDVVRVAGRTWTIHFKPSRSFSNQNGIDEHNLILLGGLIISLLIFFVVWTLQRYLQSNQLTELITNNTTAGLFMLDSQGYCTFQNPAGERLLGYNQEELRRRPLYELVHRKQDAGDLAPDLVTQKSYTFEDTFICRSGKSIPVSCSIRHVKEGNKVVGHILEVRDITEEKRAQRDLQESEARFRNMADSAPVMIWITDHNRDCLYMNRQWLQFTGSTLEDNLNKGWLKYIHPEDLKHYEEAYVRARREKEDFMVEYRLLRADGVYRGVMATGSPRYSAEGEFKGFIGSVIDISDRIKMEQKLKQSADTLQKIFMQVPAIVGLVKAKNLEYTLVNAYLSNLYGEEAKVGTVAIDSLPTSQRSSFAATIEKIKETGEPFIGNEVAVHFDEEGSDQQGARYFNIVYEPIKNSQGEVESVLTFAVEVTEQVRSREQLSFINGELNRKNKELTRINNDLDSFVYTASHDLRSPLANLEGLTDALLENIEEKADTEEATLLRMVASSITKLKSTIHDLTEITKVQKDLESQAEELSFEEVLEGIKEDIAPMIKSAGVVIASEFHVPQLRYARKNLRSILYNLVSNAVKYRDPSRPLELCVKTKTHHDFVVLTVEDNGLGIRADQQEKLFTMFRRFHSHVEGTGIGLYIVKRIIENNGGYIEVDSQEGRGSTFTVYFKEMELQDPQEQDHA; via the coding sequence ATGATATTTTCCAGACTCAAAGATTATTACCTGGCGCTTGGCTCCTTTGTGTTGGTGCTGGGCATCACGCTATACGCTTATAACGTCTCCAAAGAAAGCGACAAGCTGGAAGACACCAAAACGTTTGAGATACGGTCTGTGCAGATAAAATCTGCGCTGGAGCGGCGCATGGGGCATTACCTGCAGATTCTTAAAAGCGTGAACGGGTTGTTTGCCGCCTCAGACACGGTGTCCCGCACTGATTTTCAGCAGTTTCTGGGCTCCCTGCAGATTGAGAAGACCTACCCCGGCATACAGGGCATTGGGTTTGCGGTCATGCTGCCCCGTGCAGAGGTGCCCGCGCTGGAGCAACGCATGCGGGCCACGGGCATCCCAGATTTTGAGGTCAACCCCAAAGATTTCAGGGATGACTACTCCAGCGTTATTTTCCTGGAACCCATGGATGACCGCAACCGCCGCGCCCTGGGCTTTGACATGTTCAATGAGCCCACCCGCCGTGAGGCCATGGAAGCCGCCCGTGACTTTAACCTGCCCGCCATGACCGGCAAAGTGAAGTTGGTGCAGGAAAACGGCGGGGAATCACAGGTGGGGCTCCTGATTTACATGCCTGTGTACTACGGCGGCGCAGACCCCGGAGACGTGGCAGAACGCCGCCGTCGGCTCAAAGGCTTTGTGTATGCTCCTTTCCGGGCCAAGGACCTCATTGACAACACCATCAATCATGAGGCCCGTGACATGAACGTCACCATTTATGATGGCAAGGAGGCCCGGAGCACTGACCTGATCTACCAAACCGAGGTAGCGGCAGACAGCCTTTTGGACACCAGCGGCAAGGCCTTGTTCATCAAAGACGTGGTGCGCGTGGCCGGCCGCACCTGGACCATCCATTTCAAACCATCGCGCAGCTTCTCTAACCAGAACGGCATTGATGAGCACAACCTCATTTTGCTGGGCGGCCTTATCATCAGCTTGCTCATTTTCTTTGTAGTGTGGACCTTGCAACGCTACCTGCAGTCTAACCAACTCACCGAGCTCATTACCAACAACACCACCGCCGGGCTTTTCATGCTGGACAGCCAGGGCTACTGCACGTTCCAGAACCCGGCCGGTGAGCGCCTGTTGGGCTATAACCAGGAAGAACTGCGCCGCCGCCCGCTGTATGAACTGGTGCACCGCAAACAAGACGCCGGCGACCTGGCCCCTGACCTGGTCACCCAGAAATCATACACGTTTGAAGACACCTTCATCTGCCGAAGCGGCAAGAGCATTCCGGTTTCCTGTTCCATCAGGCACGTGAAAGAGGGCAATAAAGTGGTGGGCCACATTCTGGAAGTGCGGGACATCACCGAGGAGAAACGCGCCCAGCGCGACCTGCAGGAAAGTGAGGCCCGCTTTAGGAACATGGCCGACAGCGCCCCCGTGATGATCTGGATCACAGACCACAACCGCGACTGCCTCTACATGAACCGCCAGTGGCTCCAGTTCACCGGCTCTACTCTAGAGGACAACCTGAACAAAGGCTGGCTCAAGTACATTCACCCAGAGGACCTCAAGCATTATGAGGAAGCCTACGTGCGGGCCCGCCGCGAGAAAGAGGATTTCATGGTGGAGTACCGGCTGTTGCGCGCAGACGGCGTGTACCGCGGGGTCATGGCCACGGGTTCGCCCAGGTACAGCGCCGAAGGGGAGTTCAAAGGCTTCATTGGCTCTGTTATTGACATCAGTGACCGCATCAAGATGGAGCAGAAGCTGAAGCAGAGCGCCGACACGCTGCAGAAAATCTTCATGCAGGTGCCCGCCATTGTGGGCTTGGTGAAAGCCAAAAACCTGGAATACACGCTGGTGAACGCATACCTGAGCAATCTGTACGGAGAGGAAGCTAAGGTAGGCACGGTGGCTATAGACAGCTTGCCGACTTCGCAGCGGTCTTCTTTTGCGGCCACCATTGAGAAAATAAAGGAAACCGGTGAGCCGTTCATCGGCAATGAGGTGGCCGTGCATTTTGACGAAGAAGGCTCTGACCAGCAAGGCGCGCGCTACTTCAACATTGTGTATGAACCCATCAAGAACAGCCAGGGCGAAGTGGAATCTGTGCTCACGTTTGCCGTAGAGGTCACCGAGCAGGTGCGCAGCCGCGAACAGCTGTCTTTTATCAACGGGGAACTGAACCGCAAAAACAAGGAACTCACCAGAATTAACAATGACCTTGACAGCTTTGTGTACACGGCCTCGCATGACCTGCGCTCGCCGCTGGCCAACCTGGAAGGCTTAACTGATGCCCTGCTGGAGAACATAGAGGAAAAAGCCGACACCGAAGAAGCCACGCTGCTCAGAATGGTGGCTTCGTCCATCACCAAACTCAAGAGCACCATCCATGACCTCACTGAGATCACCAAAGTGCAGAAAGACCTGGAGTCACAGGCAGAGGAATTGTCTTTTGAAGAAGTGTTGGAAGGCATTAAAGAAGACATAGCGCCCATGATCAAGAGCGCCGGCGTGGTCATTGCCTCTGAGTTCCACGTGCCACAATTGCGCTACGCCCGCAAGAACCTGCGCAGCATTCTCTACAACCTGGTCTCCAACGCCGTGAAGTACCGTGACCCCAGCCGGCCCCTGGAACTCTGCGTGAAAACCAAAACCCACCATGACTTTGTGGTGCTCACCGTGGAAGACAACGGCCTGGGCATACGCGCAGACCAGCAGGAAAAACTGTTCACCATGTTCCGGAGGTTCCATTCACACGTAGAGGGCACGGGCATTGGTCTCTACATTGTCAAGCGCATTATTGAGAACAACGGCGGCTACATTGAGGTAGACAGCCAGGAAGGCCGAGGCAGTACCTTTACCGTCTATTTCAAGGAAATGGAATTGCAGGACCCACAAGAACAAGACCACGCGTAA
- a CDS encoding NAD(P)/FAD-dependent oxidoreductase → MEKTPQLCVMGGGLVGCLLSLYLAKQGYGVQVYERRPDLRRADLFSGRSINLALSDRGWRALETIGISEDIKKVAMPMYRRVMHDGQGNLSFQPYGQAGQAIYSVSRAGLNRALLNLAEAQPNISLNFEQQVLEVDVPTNRVTMLNVASQQEHQITPDVIFAADGAYSMVRLSLQKTDRFNFEQSYLNYGYKELTIPPAADGTWQLEKNALHIWPRGQYMMIALPNIDGSFTCTLFFPFEGEPSFKSLQTPAQVTSFFEEVFPDAVALMPELAQEFFENPTGSLVTVKCFPWQHKGKILLLGDAAHAIVPFYGQGMNAGFEDCTVLRGLLETHQNDWETIFNTFQEVRKPNTDAIADLAVYNFIEMRDKVADPRFLLQKKIEAKITGQYPDAWLPLYSMVTFSPDLPYAQALANGQRQEEIMRQLMGHIETEADYDKPQVQEFLKTHLSA, encoded by the coding sequence ATGGAAAAAACTCCCCAACTCTGCGTGATGGGCGGCGGCCTGGTGGGCTGTCTGTTGTCACTGTACCTGGCCAAACAAGGCTACGGGGTGCAGGTCTATGAACGCAGGCCAGACCTCAGGCGGGCTGATTTGTTCAGTGGCCGGTCCATTAACCTGGCGTTAAGTGACCGCGGCTGGCGCGCCCTGGAAACCATTGGCATTTCTGAAGACATCAAGAAAGTAGCCATGCCCATGTACCGCCGCGTGATGCATGACGGGCAGGGCAACTTGTCGTTTCAGCCGTACGGGCAGGCGGGGCAGGCCATTTACTCAGTGTCACGGGCGGGGCTTAACCGCGCGCTGCTGAATTTAGCCGAGGCCCAGCCCAACATCTCGCTTAACTTTGAGCAGCAGGTGCTGGAGGTAGACGTGCCCACCAACCGCGTGACCATGCTGAACGTGGCCAGCCAACAAGAGCACCAGATTACGCCAGACGTGATTTTTGCCGCCGACGGTGCGTATTCCATGGTGCGGCTTTCTTTGCAGAAAACAGACCGCTTCAACTTTGAGCAATCGTATTTAAACTACGGGTACAAAGAACTCACCATTCCGCCTGCGGCAGACGGCACCTGGCAACTGGAGAAGAACGCGCTGCACATCTGGCCCCGCGGGCAGTACATGATGATTGCGCTGCCCAACATAGACGGCTCCTTCACTTGCACCTTGTTCTTCCCGTTTGAGGGCGAGCCTTCGTTCAAGAGCCTGCAGACGCCCGCGCAGGTGACTAGTTTCTTTGAAGAAGTCTTCCCAGACGCCGTGGCGCTCATGCCTGAACTGGCCCAGGAATTCTTTGAGAACCCCACCGGCTCTCTGGTCACCGTGAAATGTTTTCCGTGGCAGCACAAAGGCAAAATTCTGCTCCTAGGCGATGCCGCCCACGCCATTGTGCCGTTCTACGGCCAGGGCATGAACGCCGGGTTTGAAGACTGCACCGTGCTGCGCGGCCTCTTAGAAACCCACCAAAACGACTGGGAAACTATTTTTAACACCTTTCAGGAAGTCAGGAAACCCAACACAGACGCCATTGCCGACCTGGCCGTCTACAACTTCATTGAGATGCGAGACAAAGTGGCCGACCCGCGGTTTCTGCTCCAGAAGAAGATTGAGGCCAAGATCACGGGCCAATACCCAGACGCCTGGCTGCCGCTGTATTCCATGGTCACCTTTTCCCCAGATTTACCGTATGCGCAGGCACTGGCCAACGGGCAGCGGCAAGAGGAAATCATGCGGCAACTCATGGGCCACATTGAGACAGAGGCAGACTATGACAAGCCCCAGGTACAGGAATTCCTGAAAACACATTTAAGCGCGTAA
- a CDS encoding methylated-DNA--[protein]-cysteine S-methyltransferase: MAPAISRFTHFLDSPLGTVQLTGTQEFLFSCSFTEMEPETETDPAPQALLQAATQLNEYFAGIRLTFDLPLQPQGTAFQQQVWHALQEIPAGRTDHYLNLAKRMGNAKAVRAVGVANGANPWLLVVPCHRIIGASGDLVGYAGGLWRKKWLLDHEAKLAGVYQTSLF, from the coding sequence ATGGCCCCGGCAATCTCGCGCTTCACCCATTTTTTAGACAGTCCGCTGGGCACCGTGCAACTCACCGGCACCCAGGAATTCCTGTTTTCGTGCTCATTTACAGAAATGGAGCCCGAAACGGAAACCGACCCTGCGCCCCAGGCGCTGCTCCAAGCCGCCACGCAGTTGAATGAATATTTCGCCGGAATAAGACTGACGTTTGACTTACCGCTCCAGCCGCAGGGCACCGCATTTCAGCAACAAGTGTGGCACGCCTTGCAAGAAATTCCGGCGGGCAGAACAGACCACTATTTAAATCTTGCCAAACGGATGGGGAACGCCAAGGCCGTACGCGCGGTGGGCGTGGCCAACGGCGCCAACCCATGGTTGCTGGTGGTGCCCTGCCACCGCATAATTGGCGCCTCCGGCGATTTGGTAGGATACGCCGGCGGACTCTGGCGCAAGAAATGGTTACTGGACCATGAAGCCAAACTGGCGGGCGTGTACCAGACCTCGTTGTTTTAA